AATGAAGTGGCGTCGCCAAATCGGAGTCGTAGAGATGTGGATCCTGTTGGCGGCAATTGGGACAGCATTGCGTCAAGAATTCACCGGTATTTTCAAAGGTCTTGGCATAGTAATGATATAGTTGCGAATCTTCGCCACCGCCATTTGAGTTCTCCGAGTCGTTCTCCTCGCTCTCAAATTCATCGACCCATTCCAGTTTTTCCATGCCATCTGGTGTGCTCTCCATCTCCAACGTATCTGTGTGAGCTAGCGAAGAAGATTGACAGATTTATAGTCTCTACACTCTGacattaaatgcaatgcattgCTGTCTACCTGGCCAACAGCTGCATACTGAGACGGTCTCAGACCTATTCCGAGTCAGCACACAACTGGGCTACGCCCAAACTGCTGCTCAGCTCTTCAAATAAAAACCGGTTCTCTCACCCGCCCCTCTCTCGATCATCGTTTTACGCTATCAATTTGGGTCATTGGCCACTACACCACAAGAAACTCAGCACATTGTAGATATGTTTTAATCTTTAAAACTATCTGAAACTttcgtatatattttactatttggAATGTTAAGCctacaaattaatttcgtaaattactttaaaataataatacaatttttaacaaaaaaaattgttcttttttcattgcatttaaaaagattttaacgtttgctaaaaagaaaataaaattaaaatataataataaaaggatGACTTCTACCATAGacttgaaaatgaatttttgaaataatcacaaacaagtttttatatattttttcaaatccttaaatataataaagctaaatttttaaataaaaatttagttttaatacatacattgtaaattaaatttgtaaatttataacaaGTTGAATACACTTCTTGTTGGATGCGCGGGTCTCGgctctaaatataaatatactacaaattcACATTCTGTTTGTTTAGATTcgaaaaattctaaaaaaaaactcatcTCTTTTTTTAACTCTAAATGAGAATTACTAAACTTCTGAtctaaatttttatattttaaatgatttaatataaAGACATATGTATACTCAATTTTTTGTATCATAACTTATTTGAAACGTGTTGATTTTCCTAATTGAATTCCCGACGAGACAATTGAGAGGCAACTTAACTCTGCCATTGATTTTGTTCAACCAGCTGTTGGCCCTGAACCCGTGTGTTCACTTCGACACTTCGTGTCGTTCAACTTACATGGCTGGAAGAGATTCAGCTGCGGCTCTTCGCAGGATTGCACCAGGAGTTCAAGGAGCTCGGCATCACCAAGCAGAGCAGCTGTGCCGACCGCAGTGCGACCACAAGTGGAGGATACATAGGTGGCCTGGGCACCTTCGATGATGCAGTTGAGGGCCTGGCCAAAGTCGCCGCTATGAACGGCGCTCAGCAAACGTTCGTTGAGATCGTAGGATAGCATATTGCCATTGAATTGTATTGTAAGCaaaacagcagctgcaaaaatgtgcaaataatcCAACTAAATGCAAcgaaaatgttttgtaaaaCGCACTGGCCGGAAAAGCGCACAAAAAGAGACTGAAACAcgcacaaacaaaagcagcagacCGATAAGAAAAATCCACCACCCAGCGACATTGAAGAGAGCGAGATTCAAATTTGAGAGAACATACGTATTCCAAAAATAGTGGTGGAGAGTATAGTTTCGTTCAGCTGTGTGGTACATTGTGTGCAGTTTACACACAGCTACAAAGTTGGGTTTACTTTATTTGTTACTCAATTGGTTCCTTTAACATACAACTAAATTACTTGATCTCCTTAGTTTCCTTGGCGTTCTGCAGTGATTCCGTAATGAAAAGTTTAGCCAGCGATTGCGAACAGAATTGTGCAATATGCTGGGCATGCGTATTGATCTGACCCGAAGTAATGGTGGCCGTTAACCTGGCCGGCACCGGCATGGGACGGAACTGCTTGATGACCTCCTCTTCGGGCACCGTTGGCTCGCCCTTCGAGGTGCGCACAGCATTCTCCGCGGCCAGCTTGGCCAGAGCACGGTGCTTTTCCTAAAATcatgaaaaacaattattaaatcTATTGTATTTGTGTAATAGTAAATCCAGCACTCACCGTGTCCTGCTTGAAAACCACCTGCTGATACTTATTGTAGCGCACGGCTTCCTGGTAGAGTTCATCCACACGCTCAATGAGGCTACGCATATGATTCTCCAGCACGGATGCAGTACCCAAATCCAGGAAGTTGTGACCCTTATCCTCGGGCAACAGTTCGTTCAGTTCGCTCATCATAATGTTCGTGAGCGGTGAGTTCTTGATGACAATGGGAATCTCGGCAAAAAGACTCTCATAGCCCACTTTCAAGGTGCGGAATGCCTCAGGCGTAAAGTCGCCATCCTTGTACATCTGTATGGCCTGCGGTGTGAGGCGATAGGCCTTCAGGCACAAGAAGCCACGAGATGATTTCTGGGTGTCGTAGACAACGACCACAGACTCCTCGATGCTGGTCTGATAGTGATATTGGGATTCCAGCAGTGCCATCGACAGGCTGTTGCCCACATCGGAGCTCTGATACCAGCCCACATGCAAGTGATCGACATTGACGCGACGCAGACGACGCATCACCGTAAGCTGGTACATCTCCTCGTCCATGTTCTCGTCTCCGCTCTTGGGGAATGGGAAGCAGTTGGTAATCTCCAGGCACTTGTCAACAACCAGGCCGAGCAGGGCGCCCTGGGCCAAGTCCATGTTGCTAGATTCCTCATGGCAGTGCTTCACCATCTTCATGACGGCCTAAAAAGAGAATATTCATGTTTAACTATCATAGCAAACATAAGTGTGATTCTTATACATGACATTTGTCAGCGTtctctctcgcgctctctcacAATTTGCACgcactcacccacacacacacacacacatgcaaagcaAGTTGTAGGCACAGCGCGTGGCatttaatagcattttaatgttgcatttattttaattgcacttgTGCTTATCTCATTGCAGTTTGTTAATAACTTACCAAACCGTCGCATTGTACATAATTGATGGTATTATCCGAATCCTCGGTACGAGCATGACGACCACTGCGGTTTGCCATTTTGACAACGAAGACGACAAGAAAGAGAAAAGACGTGAAGTTGGCCGCACATGTACGCGGACACCGCCAACACTTAACGTTTATCAACACTTGACGcttgcaatgcaaatttacAGCACTGTACGAtatcagctgttgttgtgtgccgACTgcgataacaaaataatacaagaagtgtttgtttctcttttttgtttatctcagtaaatttaactaaatgtAGTTGCTGACTTTGACAGAATTTGGAAAGAAACGAGAGTGTACTGATACCGAGTTGTTAGTCGAACAACGCAACGCTGACTGGCAAATaagacaagaacaacaaaaacagcaacaatgtcCAATTGGCGTGAACTATTTCCAACCAAATTAACTTTCATAATTTTCCTGCTGTACATGTCATTGTTTATTGGACAAggtaacttgactattatctACAAGGATCGACAGCTAATTTCTTACAATTATTTCACAGGCATATTTGTCACAGCATCACAGGAATCTAATAATTCGTATAGTTATAATACGGTGACCGTTGTGCTGCTCACCGAAATCCTTAAGCTAATTGTCTCCGCTTGCCTCTACTGCAGGGAGTAAGTACCAAAGGTCACTTGGGAAACAacttgttaattaattaacgaATTCCAATTGCAGAAACAATCTACGCTCGCTGCTCCACGATGTGCACAAAGATCGCAAGGTGCTAGCGCTTTATATGGTGCCTGCATTTCTTTATTGCCTCTACAATAATCTCGCGTTTGTGAATCTCGCCACCTTCGATCCGACCACATATTATCTGCTACTGCAGCTGCGTGTCGTTGTCACCGGCGTCCTCTTTCAAATCATCTTCAAGAAGTATCTGTCGCGTCGCCAATGGATCTCACTTTTGCTGCTGACGCTCGGTTGCATGCTGAAGCAGGTAGACTTGAATAGCTTCTACAGCGATGCGAATGACGATAGCGAAGCTGCAGCACTTCAAGCAGGTGGCGGCGACACTGCGGCTGCCACAACTAAAGCTGTGGCCAAAAATATGACCGGCTTTGATTTTAGTATCAGTGCGGTGTTCATCTTGGCGCAGACGATCTTTTCATGCTTAGCGGGTGTCTACAATGAGTACCTGCTAAAGGACAAAGGCGCTGATGTCAATATCTTTGTGCAGAACGTGTTTATGTATCTGGATTCGATTGTCTGCAATGCAGTTATACTGTTATTCCGTGGAGAACTTTTCAATGCATTTAGTGGCCACAATTTGGGAAGCATTATGCGCTTCAGTGTGATCATTATAATTGTGAACAATGCGGCCATTGGTATTGTGACGAGTTTCTTTCTAAAGTACATGAACTCGATTCTCAAAACATTCGCCAGCGCCTTGGAACTCCTTTTCACGGCTGTGCTCTGCTATTTCCTGTTCGCCATACCCATCTATATGAATACGGCGCTAGCAATTGCCGTAGTCTCGTATGccatatatttgtatacgcAGAGTCCGGTTGTGAATCTGGGCAAAGTACGTCCGCTGACGCAACTGAGTGAGGCTACAACGAATCCCAAGGAGAGAGAAGACAAGCGAAAGCTCTTGGATGAGCAGCAGGATGAGACGGACTTAGAGATGGATAATATAGTTTAACAATAACGCAATCTTCTCATAGTGTAAATAGGTCGCTACTGAATAGTCACTGCCCTTTGTAAGTGTTGCAGTGCAGTCACTGCCTTTTTCTAGAGTGTTGCAGTGCAGCAAAGTGCctaaacatttgttttaaacGAAAAGCGAGCGTGCAATCTTTGTATGTATGagcatatgtgtatgtgtatatagcGTTTCCGTTTTAGATAATAATTCAACATGtactacataaataaacataacacACTTTCAAAAATTGACTTTCGGTAAGGAACAAAGgcttttattttacaaatgaaTATTAGTAATGTGGTGGGGATTTAAGCGCTTGCAATGCAATTTCCTCATGATGCTTATGATAATCTGCACATTCTGACAAATGCTCCTCCATTTCCTCTTCCAGCAAACGATGTGTTGCattatatttgcaaattgcaagtGGAGGTCCTTTGTAATTGCGCGCGCATTTTATTATGTGCCCAGGCATTTTATACAGCACAATGCGATGCTCCTTGTTGTAAGGACAGGTGCCATATTGAAATTCGTCCATTTTAAATACTGCAATTAAGTATAATTAATACGATTCTGTATTACAAATCTGAATGATTCCATTTACACCTACAAGCTTTAAAAGTACCGCTACTTTAAAAATTTCGTTCTAGAGATGATTTGTAGTATCTGCCTTAACGATATTTTCACATGCTTCTTTGATTTACAATACAGTCGTATCGATATTTTGTGAAATATCAGTAACATAATATCGTGATGAGTGATGCGCCCAGTAGATCGTGCGATTAGATGCATGCCcaaaccaaatataaattaattaattctacaatttaaaattcaaaattgtatttttaaaataaatcgtTCTCTATTATATGCGCTTAAATTAGTTTGCGTAATTACAGGTACTCGATATCAtgaatcatcatcatcgctaATCGATACTCTTCGAATGTTGAAAATAATCCAGCAGTATTGCCTCCCGCCCGACCCCTCgcttcattcattcattgaaaAGTTATCGTACTGTTCGGACGTCACTTTTGTTTCGACGCAAaacaaacgacaaaaaaactttaattgca
This window of the Drosophila albomicans strain 15112-1751.03 chromosome 2L, ASM965048v2, whole genome shotgun sequence genome carries:
- the LOC117563268 gene encoding eukaryotic translation initiation factor 3 subunit H; the protein is MANRSGRHARTEDSDNTINYVQCDGLAVMKMVKHCHEESSNMDLAQGALLGLVVDKCLEITNCFPFPKSGDENMDEEMYQLTVMRRLRRVNVDHLHVGWYQSSDVGNSLSMALLESQYHYQTSIEESVVVVYDTQKSSRGFLCLKAYRLTPQAIQMYKDGDFTPEAFRTLKVGYESLFAEIPIVIKNSPLTNIMMSELNELLPEDKGHNFLDLGTASVLENHMRSLIERVDELYQEAVRYNKYQQVVFKQDTEKHRALAKLAAENAVRTSKGEPTVPEEEVIKQFRPMPVPARLTATITSGQINTHAQHIAQFCSQSLAKLFITESLQNAKETKEIK
- the LOC117563266 gene encoding UDP-galactose transporter senju, with translation MSNWRELFPTKLTFIIFLLYMSLFIGQGIFVTASQESNNSYSYNTVTVVLLTEILKLIVSACLYCRENNLRSLLHDVHKDRKVLALYMVPAFLYCLYNNLAFVNLATFDPTTYYLLLQLRVVVTGVLFQIIFKKYLSRRQWISLLLLTLGCMLKQVDLNSFYSDANDDSEAAALQAGGGDTAAATTKAVAKNMTGFDFSISAVFILAQTIFSCLAGVYNEYLLKDKGADVNIFVQNVFMYLDSIVCNAVILLFRGELFNAFSGHNLGSIMRFSVIIIIVNNAAIGIVTSFFLKYMNSILKTFASALELLFTAVLCYFLFAIPIYMNTALAIAVVSYAIYLYTQSPVVNLGKVRPLTQLSEATTNPKEREDKRKLLDEQQDETDLEMDNIV